A window of Tautonia plasticadhaerens contains these coding sequences:
- a CDS encoding DUF1501 domain-containing protein yields the protein MFGIDDRPTRLCDGHNRREWLRVGGLSVLGLGLGDLLRPGVGTRPASAAPAAPPLARGLDGATFGRAKNVIYLWLQGGPPQHETFDPKPDAPLEIRGPFRPIATNVPGIDFCELLPRTARRADRLAVVRSIATDDPNHDVSGYWVLTGQPYGPGSARQIKPTDWPYFGSIVKMLRPSEELPALSSVWIPDLMRLNDSVTPAGQTAGFLGRAWEPERFVGDPSRADYRIEGLDLPDDLPRLRVDRRRALLGQLDGHLRRVERGGVLDGWDRYAQHAYDLVSSGKARAAFDLDREPDAVRDRYGRYPWGQTVLLARRLIEAGVRLVHVNWTREEGDSAVDNPMWDTHAQNADRLQDVLCPQFDVTFNALLDDLESRGLLDETLVVAIGEFGRTPRINGQGGRDHWGNVFSFAMAGAGISGGQVFGSSDRDGAEPASDPIRPHDLTATIFHLLGIDHQGTFPDKLGRPQLLTRGAPLTSILGDGPATLERREPGGDPAFVPPYDDRKLVDADFDSGRPLIAVAPYSRDKGWRGWPLGDEPEGEPNGLIARIGESPKRHALLGPRPGATIAPGARAILAQEIRSARGGEYEFVVTAVGVGESEERFEREILAGLSCRLVLFRFADAAKDPRSVQELASLPFRPEFDSPRPITLRRFLGSTQGNVNFPIGQGLGVAVVVEHAGGPPFESPSLPGGVAILGVSLSFGARPRHENAT from the coding sequence ATGTTCGGGATCGACGATCGACCGACCAGGCTCTGCGACGGGCACAACCGACGCGAATGGCTCCGGGTCGGCGGGCTGAGCGTGCTCGGCCTGGGCCTCGGTGACCTCCTCCGGCCGGGCGTCGGGACACGCCCGGCCTCGGCCGCCCCCGCCGCCCCCCCGCTCGCCCGGGGGCTGGACGGCGCCACCTTCGGCCGGGCGAAGAACGTCATCTACCTCTGGCTCCAGGGCGGCCCCCCCCAGCACGAGACGTTCGACCCCAAGCCCGACGCCCCGCTCGAAATCCGGGGGCCGTTCCGGCCGATCGCCACCAACGTGCCCGGCATCGACTTCTGCGAACTCCTGCCGCGGACCGCCCGGCGGGCCGACCGGCTCGCCGTGGTCCGGTCGATCGCCACCGACGACCCCAACCACGACGTCAGCGGCTACTGGGTCCTCACCGGCCAGCCCTACGGACCCGGCAGCGCCCGGCAGATCAAGCCGACCGACTGGCCCTATTTCGGCTCGATCGTCAAGATGCTCCGGCCCAGCGAGGAGCTGCCCGCCCTCTCGTCGGTCTGGATCCCGGACCTGATGCGGCTCAACGACAGCGTCACCCCCGCCGGCCAGACCGCCGGCTTCCTCGGCCGGGCCTGGGAGCCCGAGCGGTTCGTCGGCGACCCCTCCCGGGCCGACTACCGGATCGAGGGCCTCGACCTGCCCGACGACCTCCCCCGGCTCCGCGTCGATCGCCGACGGGCCCTGCTCGGCCAGCTCGACGGCCACCTCCGGCGGGTCGAGCGCGGCGGCGTGCTCGACGGCTGGGACCGCTACGCCCAGCACGCCTACGACCTCGTCTCCTCCGGCAAGGCCCGGGCGGCATTCGACCTGGACCGGGAGCCCGACGCCGTCCGGGACCGCTACGGCCGGTATCCCTGGGGCCAGACCGTGCTGCTCGCCCGTCGGCTGATCGAGGCCGGCGTCCGGCTCGTGCACGTCAACTGGACCCGGGAGGAGGGCGATTCGGCCGTCGACAACCCGATGTGGGACACCCACGCCCAGAACGCCGACCGCCTGCAAGACGTCCTCTGCCCCCAGTTCGACGTCACCTTCAACGCCCTGCTCGACGACCTCGAATCCCGGGGGCTGCTCGACGAGACGCTCGTCGTCGCCATCGGCGAGTTCGGCCGGACCCCCCGGATCAACGGCCAGGGCGGGCGGGACCACTGGGGCAACGTCTTCAGCTTCGCCATGGCCGGGGCCGGGATCTCCGGCGGCCAGGTGTTCGGCTCCAGCGACCGGGATGGCGCTGAGCCCGCCAGCGACCCGATCCGCCCCCACGACCTGACCGCGACGATCTTCCACCTGCTCGGCATCGACCACCAGGGCACCTTCCCCGACAAGCTCGGCCGCCCCCAGCTCCTCACCCGGGGGGCGCCCCTGACATCGATCCTCGGCGACGGCCCCGCCACCCTCGAGCGTCGGGAGCCCGGCGGCGACCCGGCGTTCGTCCCTCCCTACGACGACCGCAAGCTGGTCGACGCCGACTTCGATTCCGGCCGCCCCCTCATCGCGGTCGCCCCCTACTCCCGGGACAAGGGCTGGCGCGGCTGGCCGCTCGGCGACGAGCCCGAAGGGGAGCCGAACGGCCTGATCGCCCGGATCGGCGAGTCCCCGAAGCGGCATGCCCTGCTCGGCCCGAGGCCCGGGGCGACGATCGCCCCCGGGGCGAGGGCGATCCTGGCGCAGGAGATCCGGTCGGCCCGGGGGGGCGAGTACGAGTTCGTCGTCACCGCCGTCGGCGTCGGCGAGTCCGAGGAGCGGTTCGAGCGGGAGATCCTCGCCGGCCTCTCCTGCCGGCTCGTCCTGTTCCGGTTCGCCGACGCCGCGAAGGACCCGAGGTCCGTCCAGGAGCTGGCCTCGCTCCCCTTCCGGCCCGAGTTCGACTCGCCCCGCCCGATCACCCTGAGGCGCTTCCTCGGCTCGACCCAGGGGAACGTGAACTTCCCGATCGGCCAGGGGCTGGGGGTCGCGGTCGTCGTCGAGCACGCCGGCGGGCCCCCCTTCGAATCGCCGTCCCTGCCCGGCGGGGTGGCGATCCTCGGCGTCTCGCTCAGCTTCGGCGCCCGGCCCCGGCACGAGAACGCGACCTGA
- a CDS encoding DUF1549 domain-containing protein — protein MRTRLLGILAGPVALVLATTARAEGPPRPLHERVDRLIEDATDGPMAAPATDGEFLRRACLDLAGMVPTAEEAKDFLDDPSPSKRERLVDRLLEGPGYARRMQYAFDAMLMERRGDRHVPRADWEAFLRRSFAENTPYDEFARRILSADGSGPAADRAPAKFVLDREADPDLLTRDIGRMFLGRDLQCAQCHDHPLVEDYFQAHYYGIRAFLDRSSLFTDPASQVVMLAEKAEGETTFQSVFKTSVTHSTAPRVLDGPPVVEPELPEDRRYEVAPEKDKVVRTIPTFSRYEHLAPALANDGVDAFSRNIANRLWALLMKRGLYHPLDLDHSSNPPSHPEALELLAGWFRDHEYDVKAFLRELALTRAYQRSSEIPPGADPEAAEPSRFAVANLEPLSPEQLAWSLMQGLGVVAAHREDAEADLDHLDAALCDRCKADEGREARRPWRVEEAVHARLSGNVDAFVRYFGASEGQPDDSVEADVHQALFLSNGPQVQSWLDPSGSNLTARLAGIGDPAGVAEPLYLAILSRRPSAGERAEVLGYLERRGADQRADAVRELAWALITSSEFRFNY, from the coding sequence ATGCGAACCCGACTGCTCGGCATCCTCGCCGGCCCGGTCGCCCTCGTGCTGGCGACGACCGCCCGGGCGGAGGGGCCTCCCCGGCCCCTGCACGAGCGGGTCGACCGACTGATCGAGGACGCGACGGACGGCCCGATGGCCGCCCCCGCCACCGACGGCGAGTTCCTGAGGCGGGCGTGCCTCGACCTCGCCGGGATGGTCCCGACCGCCGAGGAGGCGAAGGACTTCCTGGATGATCCCTCCCCCTCGAAGCGGGAGCGGCTGGTCGACCGGCTGCTGGAGGGACCCGGCTACGCCCGGCGGATGCAGTACGCCTTCGACGCGATGCTCATGGAGCGCCGGGGGGACCGGCACGTCCCCCGGGCCGACTGGGAGGCGTTCCTCCGGCGGTCGTTCGCCGAGAACACGCCGTATGACGAGTTCGCCCGCCGGATCCTCTCGGCCGACGGGTCGGGGCCCGCGGCGGATCGGGCCCCGGCGAAGTTCGTGCTCGACCGGGAGGCCGACCCGGACCTGCTGACCCGGGACATCGGCCGGATGTTCCTGGGGAGGGATCTCCAGTGCGCCCAGTGCCACGACCACCCGCTCGTGGAGGACTACTTCCAGGCGCACTACTACGGCATCCGGGCCTTCCTCGACCGCTCCAGCCTGTTCACCGACCCCGCGTCGCAGGTCGTCATGCTCGCCGAGAAGGCCGAGGGGGAGACGACCTTCCAGTCGGTCTTCAAGACGAGCGTGACGCATTCCACCGCCCCCCGGGTCCTCGACGGACCCCCGGTCGTCGAGCCCGAATTGCCCGAGGACCGGCGGTACGAGGTCGCCCCGGAGAAGGACAAGGTCGTCCGGACGATCCCCACCTTCAGCCGGTACGAGCACCTGGCCCCGGCCCTGGCGAACGACGGGGTGGACGCCTTCTCCCGGAACATCGCCAACCGGCTCTGGGCCCTGCTGATGAAGCGGGGGCTGTACCACCCGCTCGACCTGGACCACTCGTCCAACCCGCCGTCGCACCCCGAGGCCCTGGAACTGCTGGCCGGGTGGTTCCGGGACCACGAGTACGACGTGAAGGCATTCCTGCGAGAGCTGGCCCTCACCCGGGCCTACCAGCGGTCCAGCGAGATCCCCCCCGGGGCGGATCCCGAGGCCGCCGAGCCCTCCCGGTTCGCGGTGGCGAACCTGGAGCCGCTCTCGCCCGAGCAGCTCGCCTGGAGCCTGATGCAAGGCCTCGGCGTGGTGGCGGCCCACCGGGAGGATGCCGAGGCGGATCTCGACCACCTCGACGCGGCGCTCTGCGACCGCTGCAAGGCCGACGAGGGGAGGGAGGCCCGCCGGCCCTGGCGGGTCGAGGAGGCGGTCCACGCCCGGCTCTCCGGGAACGTCGACGCGTTCGTCCGCTACTTCGGCGCCTCCGAGGGGCAGCCGGACGACTCGGTCGAGGCGGACGTCCACCAGGCGTTGTTCCTGAGCAACGGGCCGCAGGTCCAGTCCTGGCTCGACCCCTCCGGGTCGAACCTGACGGCCCGGCTGGCCGGGATCGGGGATCCGGCTGGGGTGGCCGAGCCGCTCTACCTGGCCATCCTCTCCCGACGCCCCTCGGCCGGGGAGCGGGCCGAGGTGCTCGGCTACCTGGAGCGTCGGGGGGCCGATCAGCGGGCGGATGCGGTCCGGGAGCTGGCCTGGGCGCTCATCACGTCCTCGGAATTCCGATTCAATTACTGA
- a CDS encoding DUF1501 domain-containing protein, with the protein MWCPYSCRSAEHAISRRSFLGGVSAGLGAVSGFAGRPMTSLAGELGRQGSQVLMVFLHGGSSQLETWDPKPGTATGGPFRSIETSIPGVRISELLPKTAQQMHHLSLLRSLNTAEDDHGKGSYLMHTGRRQAPGQEHPHLGSLAARFLAPERDPLPGYIHVTAGGGGLSGKDAAFLGPKYGALTLGDGKPPANTERPGSVEEAEDLARHQLRMQLDHRFDLRRRTAETEAYTTSYEQALQLMERREVFDVSKEPARDQERYGSHDFGRHCLLGRRLLEAGATFVKVSHSNYDTHNENFDFHLEQVGEFDVSFAALLSDLADRGMLDRTLVVVMSEFGRTPRINQYYGRDHWSTAWSVALTGAGLKRGVVRGETNADGTEVVDGQATGQDLFHTYLRAVGIDPVVDEFAVNGRDFQIADPASFAIEDLLA; encoded by the coding sequence ATGTGGTGCCCCTATTCCTGCCGGTCGGCCGAGCACGCGATCTCCCGGCGCTCCTTCCTCGGCGGGGTGTCCGCGGGCCTCGGCGCGGTGTCGGGGTTCGCGGGGAGGCCGATGACCTCGCTGGCGGGAGAGCTGGGCCGCCAGGGCTCTCAGGTCCTGATGGTCTTCCTGCACGGCGGATCCAGCCAGCTCGAGACCTGGGACCCGAAGCCGGGCACCGCCACCGGGGGCCCCTTCCGGTCGATCGAGACGTCGATCCCCGGCGTGAGGATCTCCGAGCTGCTGCCGAAGACCGCGCAGCAGATGCACCACCTGTCCCTGCTCCGGAGCCTGAACACCGCCGAGGACGACCACGGCAAGGGCAGTTACCTGATGCACACGGGCCGTCGCCAGGCCCCGGGGCAGGAGCACCCGCACCTGGGGTCGCTGGCGGCCCGGTTCCTCGCCCCGGAGCGGGACCCCCTGCCCGGCTACATCCACGTGACCGCCGGGGGGGGCGGCCTGAGCGGCAAGGACGCGGCCTTCCTCGGCCCGAAGTACGGCGCGTTGACGCTCGGCGACGGTAAGCCGCCGGCCAACACCGAGCGGCCCGGGTCGGTGGAGGAGGCCGAGGACCTGGCCCGCCACCAGCTCCGGATGCAGCTCGACCACCGCTTCGACCTCCGACGCCGGACCGCCGAGACCGAGGCGTACACGACCTCGTATGAGCAGGCGTTGCAGCTCATGGAGCGTCGGGAGGTGTTCGACGTCTCCAAGGAGCCGGCCCGCGACCAGGAACGCTACGGCTCGCACGATTTCGGCCGCCACTGCCTGCTCGGCCGGAGGCTGCTGGAGGCGGGGGCCACGTTCGTGAAGGTGTCGCACTCCAACTACGACACCCACAACGAGAACTTCGACTTCCACCTGGAGCAGGTCGGCGAGTTCGACGTCTCCTTCGCCGCGTTGCTCTCGGACCTGGCCGATCGCGGGATGCTCGACCGGACGCTCGTCGTGGTGATGTCGGAATTCGGCCGGACCCCCCGGATCAACCAGTACTACGGCCGGGACCACTGGAGCACGGCCTGGTCGGTCGCCCTCACCGGCGCCGGGCTCAAGCGGGGGGTGGTCCGGGGGGAGACGAACGCCGACGGCACCGAGGTGGTCGACGGCCAGGCGACCGGCCAGGATCTCTTCCACACGTATCTGAGGGCGGTCGGCATCGACCCGGTGGTCGACGAGTTCGCGGTCAACGGCCGGGACTTCCAGATCGCCGACCCGGCCTCCTTCGCCATCGAGGACCTGCTGGCATGA
- a CDS encoding WD40 repeat domain-containing protein, with protein MTRPRRRSEEPETPDAEGTCPVADPTLAHVSAELPHDQPLICCAFDPAGRFVFAGSEDFTVRRWDLIAGQAAAVPFVGHESWVFDLAPTPDGDTLLTAGGDGRVIFWDAGAHEPLPRLVLDAHDGWARGVAVSPDGTLAASCGNDRLVKVWSIEDGSLVHVLPGGHEKPAYCVGFHPGGDAVVSADLSGRVVEWDLASGEERRRLDASALYSYNGGQQVDYGGIRDLAFSAEGDRLACAGLVNASNPLGAVNDTAVLLFDWESGTEPAVQRGKGDLKGVAWGVRFHPGGFLAVASGGSGGGHLLFFRPGEAEEFHRLSLPNTARGLDLHPDGLRLATAHHDGKLRITRLEAAPA; from the coding sequence ATGACCCGCCCTCGACGCCGCTCGGAGGAACCGGAGACCCCCGACGCTGAGGGGACCTGCCCCGTCGCCGACCCGACCCTGGCGCACGTCTCGGCCGAGCTGCCGCACGACCAGCCCCTGATTTGCTGCGCCTTCGACCCGGCCGGGCGGTTCGTGTTCGCCGGCTCGGAGGACTTCACCGTCCGGCGCTGGGACCTGATCGCCGGCCAGGCGGCCGCCGTCCCGTTCGTCGGCCACGAGAGCTGGGTCTTCGACCTCGCCCCGACCCCCGACGGCGACACGCTGCTGACCGCCGGGGGGGACGGCCGGGTGATCTTCTGGGACGCTGGGGCCCACGAGCCCCTGCCCCGGCTGGTCCTCGACGCACACGACGGCTGGGCCCGGGGGGTCGCCGTCAGCCCGGACGGGACGCTCGCGGCCTCCTGCGGCAATGATCGGCTGGTGAAGGTCTGGTCGATCGAGGATGGTTCGCTCGTGCACGTCCTGCCCGGCGGTCACGAGAAGCCGGCCTACTGCGTCGGCTTCCACCCGGGGGGAGACGCGGTGGTGTCGGCGGACCTGTCCGGCCGGGTCGTCGAGTGGGACCTGGCCTCGGGGGAGGAGCGGAGGAGGCTGGATGCCTCGGCGTTGTACTCGTACAACGGGGGCCAGCAGGTCGATTACGGCGGGATCCGGGACCTCGCCTTCAGCGCCGAGGGGGATCGACTGGCCTGCGCGGGGCTGGTCAACGCGTCGAACCCGCTCGGGGCGGTCAACGACACGGCCGTCCTGCTGTTCGACTGGGAATCGGGCACGGAGCCGGCGGTGCAGCGGGGCAAGGGGGACCTGAAGGGGGTCGCCTGGGGCGTCCGGTTCCACCCGGGTGGGTTCCTCGCGGTCGCCTCGGGGGGCTCCGGGGGCGGCCACCTGCTCTTCTTCCGGCCGGGAGAGGCGGAAGAGTTCCACCGCCTCTCACTTCCCAACACGGCCCGGGGGCTGGACCTGCACCCCGACGGCCTCCGACTGGCCACCGCCCATCACGACGGCAAACTCCGGATCACCCGGCTGGAGGCGGCCCCGGCCTGA
- a CDS encoding type II toxin-antitoxin system Phd/YefM family antitoxin, whose translation MAGQKKADSPVRIIGSRELHQNLPSILNELQDPDVRYVLTVHGKPRAVLVGAQPFLGLVGDRSHPSETLVGLQLSALLGNDVGDFAIEDLEKAFENGARKP comes from the coding sequence ATGGCAGGCCAGAAGAAGGCCGATTCCCCCGTCCGTATCATCGGTAGCCGGGAATTGCACCAGAATCTGCCGTCCATCCTCAACGAACTCCAGGACCCCGACGTCCGCTACGTCCTGACCGTCCATGGCAAGCCCCGGGCCGTCCTCGTCGGCGCCCAGCCCTTCCTGGGCTTGGTCGGCGACCGCTCCCACCCGAGCGAGACGCTGGTCGGCTTGCAGCTCAGCGCCTTGCTGGGCAACGACGTGGGGGACTTCGCCATCGAGGACCTGGAGAAGGCCTTCGAGAACGGCGCACGGAAGCCCTGA
- the surE gene encoding 5'/3'-nucleotidase SurE gives MDGRSEGDRPGVGLLVLTNDDGVDAPGLEALRGASQGLGEVRVVAPSRAWSSMGHAVTGGGPIRVDRRGEGRIAVDGSPADCVRLALHHLAPGPSWVLAGINRGGNLGADVHHSGTVAAAREAVLHGVPAIAFSQYVRRDRPLDWDRASRFARRALDLLLARPYRPGTLWNVNLPHPSPEDPDPDLVFCPLDPSPLPLGFSVVGDEATYDGDYHGRARVPGADVETCFGGRVAITRVRILPDPDGAAEDPREVVPMNPRAGGASPAPGR, from the coding sequence ATGGACGGACGGAGCGAGGGGGATCGGCCCGGGGTCGGCCTGCTGGTGCTGACCAACGACGACGGCGTCGACGCCCCGGGCCTGGAGGCCCTCCGGGGGGCGAGCCAGGGCCTGGGGGAGGTGCGGGTGGTGGCGCCGAGCCGGGCGTGGTCGAGCATGGGGCATGCGGTCACGGGCGGGGGGCCGATCCGGGTCGATCGCCGGGGGGAGGGCCGGATCGCCGTGGACGGGTCGCCGGCCGACTGCGTCCGTCTGGCCCTGCACCACCTGGCGCCGGGGCCGAGCTGGGTGCTGGCGGGGATCAACCGGGGCGGCAACCTCGGGGCCGACGTCCACCACTCCGGCACCGTGGCCGCGGCCCGGGAGGCGGTCCTGCACGGCGTCCCGGCGATCGCGTTCTCCCAGTACGTCCGCCGGGACCGTCCGCTGGACTGGGACCGGGCCTCCCGGTTCGCCCGGCGGGCCCTAGATCTGCTCTTGGCCCGCCCCTACCGGCCCGGCACCCTCTGGAACGTGAACCTGCCGCACCCGAGCCCCGAGGACCCCGACCCGGACCTCGTCTTCTGCCCGCTCGACCCCTCCCCCCTGCCCCTCGGCTTCTCGGTCGTCGGCGACGAGGCGACCTACGACGGCGACTACCACGGCCGGGCCCGGGTGCCGGGGGCCGACGTGGAGACCTGCTTCGGGGGCCGGGTGGCGATCACCCGGGTCCGGATCCTCCCCGACCCGGACGGGGCCGCCGAGGATCCCCGGGAGGTCGTGCCGATGAATCCCCGGGCGGGCGGCGCATCGCCGGCGCCGGGGCGATAG
- a CDS encoding FKBP-type peptidyl-prolyl cis-trans isomerase, whose amino-acid sequence MTTVLRRWSGWALAATLAANAGCGQPPPMVSMTPPGSTVDQLTVDVNDDAYKAQALGEVALPQGGTDGPGGEAAVPDAPMIEPTAPGEELVTDSGLRVTTLEPGDPEGETARVGTTIRAYYKGMLEDGTVFESNFGEEPLERTLAAGSLIQGWVEGIAGMKVGERRKLVIPPELAYGERGSPPAIPPAARLTFEVELLGVR is encoded by the coding sequence ATGACGACGGTCCTTCGTCGATGGTCCGGTTGGGCATTGGCGGCGACGCTGGCCGCCAACGCCGGTTGCGGGCAGCCCCCGCCGATGGTCTCCATGACCCCGCCGGGCTCCACCGTCGACCAGCTCACGGTCGACGTCAACGACGACGCGTACAAGGCCCAGGCGCTGGGCGAGGTGGCGTTGCCCCAGGGCGGTACCGACGGCCCCGGGGGCGAGGCGGCCGTCCCGGACGCCCCGATGATCGAGCCGACGGCGCCCGGCGAGGAACTCGTCACCGACTCCGGCCTGCGGGTGACGACCCTGGAGCCGGGCGACCCCGAGGGGGAGACCGCCCGGGTCGGGACCACGATCCGGGCCTACTACAAGGGGATGCTCGAGGACGGCACCGTCTTCGAGTCGAACTTCGGCGAGGAGCCGCTGGAGCGCACGCTCGCGGCGGGCTCGCTGATCCAGGGCTGGGTCGAGGGGATCGCGGGCATGAAGGTCGGCGAGCGCCGCAAGCTGGTCATCCCCCCGGAGCTGGCCTACGGCGAGCGCGGCTCCCCGCCGGCGATCCCTCCCGCCGCCCGGCTGACCTTCGAGGTCGAGCTGCTCGGGGTCCGCTGA
- a CDS encoding glycosyltransferase, with translation MDRRPGPVRVALVHDWLTGMRGGEKCLEVLCRAFPASPLFTLIHRRGEMSPPIEAMDVRTSPLQRFPGIFEHYRHLLPLMPMAARSWRPAGVDVVVSLSHCVAKAVRVPRGVPHLCYCFTPMRYAWDGRSAYLDAWAGKPVRRSLAGATLDRLRDWDRDTARGVSQFVAISETVRRRIARCYGRDSRVIPPPVDTNFYTPDPAARRDDAPYLCVSALVPYKKLEHAVSACSASGRELVVIGSGPERPRLERIAGPTVRFLGWQPDEVIRDHYRGCRALLFPGDEDFGIVPAEAMACGAPVIALNRGGVAETVDDRVGLLYDEPGPEGLLRAIEAFEAGGGVRDGELARKKAEALAPEVFRDRMLRLIDELVEGRAVLPTPRLPGRARLGARRLAG, from the coding sequence GTGGATCGCCGTCCGGGGCCGGTCCGGGTGGCGCTGGTCCACGACTGGCTGACGGGGATGAGGGGCGGGGAGAAGTGCCTGGAGGTCCTCTGCCGGGCCTTCCCGGCATCCCCCCTGTTCACCCTGATCCACCGGAGGGGGGAGATGAGCCCCCCGATCGAGGCGATGGACGTCCGGACCTCGCCGCTCCAGCGGTTCCCGGGGATCTTCGAGCACTACCGCCACCTGCTCCCCCTGATGCCGATGGCGGCCCGCTCCTGGAGGCCCGCCGGGGTGGACGTGGTGGTGAGCCTGAGCCACTGCGTGGCCAAGGCGGTGCGGGTCCCCCGGGGGGTGCCGCACCTCTGCTACTGCTTCACCCCCATGCGGTACGCCTGGGACGGCCGGTCGGCCTACCTCGACGCCTGGGCCGGCAAGCCCGTCCGGCGCTCCCTGGCCGGGGCCACCCTGGACCGGCTCCGGGACTGGGACCGGGACACCGCACGAGGAGTCTCCCAGTTCGTGGCGATCTCCGAGACGGTCCGACGCCGGATCGCCCGCTGCTACGGCCGGGACAGCCGGGTCATCCCCCCCCCGGTCGACACGAATTTCTACACGCCCGACCCCGCGGCCCGGCGGGACGACGCCCCCTATCTCTGCGTCTCGGCCCTGGTGCCGTACAAGAAGCTGGAGCACGCGGTATCGGCCTGCTCGGCCTCGGGCCGGGAGCTGGTGGTGATCGGCTCCGGGCCGGAGCGCCCCCGGCTGGAGCGGATCGCCGGGCCGACCGTCCGGTTCCTGGGCTGGCAGCCCGACGAGGTGATCCGCGACCACTACCGGGGCTGCCGGGCCCTGCTCTTCCCCGGGGACGAGGACTTCGGCATCGTCCCGGCCGAGGCGATGGCCTGCGGCGCCCCGGTGATCGCCCTGAACCGGGGGGGCGTGGCCGAGACGGTGGACGACCGGGTCGGCCTGCTCTACGACGAGCCCGGCCCCGAGGGCCTGCTCCGGGCCATCGAGGCGTTCGAGGCCGGGGGCGGTGTCCGGGACGGGGAACTCGCCCGGAAGAAGGCCGAGGCCCTGGCGCCGGAGGTCTTCCGGGACCGGATGCTCCGGCTGATCGACGAGCTGGTCGAGGGCCGGGCCGTCCTGCCGACGCCCCGCCTGCCGGGCCGGGCCCGGCTCGGGGCGCGGCGGCTCGCGGGTTGA
- a CDS encoding OmpA family protein — protein sequence MTPEVAWERANPAGRVDAQVDRLQHPTPPPSLYLVWNFAVGSHTLKPEHRALLRSIVPTLRNGPNAILVQGFGSSSGGVARNQQLGHLRASEVRAFLVAEGITRAKIQAPLSSGEQFPIVPNTTPENMARNRRVEIHLLLSL from the coding sequence ATGACCCCGGAAGTCGCATGGGAGCGGGCCAATCCCGCCGGCAGGGTGGATGCACAGGTCGATCGCCTGCAACATCCGACCCCGCCGCCGTCATTGTATCTCGTCTGGAATTTCGCCGTGGGGAGCCACACCCTCAAGCCGGAGCACCGTGCCTTGCTGCGGTCGATCGTGCCGACCCTGAGGAACGGGCCGAACGCGATCCTCGTGCAGGGCTTCGGAAGCAGCTCGGGGGGCGTGGCGAGGAACCAGCAGCTCGGCCACTTGCGGGCGAGCGAGGTGCGGGCGTTCTTGGTTGCCGAGGGAATCACCCGGGCGAAGATCCAGGCGCCGCTCTCCAGCGGGGAGCAGTTCCCCATCGTCCCGAACACGACCCCCGAGAACATGGCGAGGAATCGCCGCGTCGAGATCCATCTCCTGCTGTCGCTGTAA